A single region of the Anopheles funestus chromosome X, idAnoFuneDA-416_04, whole genome shotgun sequence genome encodes:
- the LOC125762336 gene encoding polyhomeotic-proximal chromatin protein-like — translation MNPTSLYITTSRLVFQGDIVAELQDLNRLLPYLRKSLSCAVCCKLLVEPHSPSTGDCQHHICRVCVGKHKRLKPACRFCKGLLQYRENTQLRLLLQCYKSICTFIRSRPVYADICKCAPTQPGGGGGAEGGASTSGSSSTGTTPNSLMDLIEEGAAFVDDFKCNSGLSKSAYSILPCIFPPPVVTVQTPAEPKPIVVVPPSAPCCSKTTNKPQPVNKTTTPAENVKVMLQEKKKVLRKTKPRQPKQSELHPQPVQQERKKRNQAKQKQKPVKQEQQQPEQVLQQKQAQPLKHQQKKELQQSQPLQQCSQLQQQPGHPIKLKKGQIFKQKISNVTPAQQRLTIQQIPTEQEQHKQPALPQCQQQKSLQRKQQVQQLQQQPQLQYQCQQQQSNRSKAHPQQPQQQLQQQVSHQVQQKQLVQQQLAIKQPKQLKTQVKIEPELQSQQLLLPTQQPPQQLMQQQQQQQQQVQKMAQVQQQQQLQPQKSVQLQSQSLKSVQQQSSQPNAGSPIMSGQKMLSAAPAVPVRSQKSLPLAQTIKQEVVEQPQLQMPQQPMFQLQQQQQKQQMAFQNQQAIISQPIAPVQNVPQMRKQQQQQQETIEYLKDNPPLIEHQQQDSLQKQQELAQQRQQQQLQIAQRRQQLQQQQMQQIMQPQKLSAQQQTVAGKLPQQMPMMQPQQSRMAFPGNVADVVIRPNANKINSSLIRNVLPARIGPTIIHAESLANRPAGTVAAGGTAGKSTMVPPSVANSPLLTQPIIKNSCVPTTPRIVNITTPQEIKFEAAPIKTVSSGTTMYSVLYAESGNKFTIKRKPDPVSAAKPVNNGQQAKLATMVSNTAGLANSARSIIPAKVDVDQPKLATVQKAQTQQPIVLQFRPPQTRPLQLPLQQQQQQQHAAVVQQQQQQSSVKVQLPQQHTSLVQQQIQQQQQQLQQYHIQQQQKLTTPSQQTVVSLAPQQQQNFRSLIIQQQQQQQQQQQQQKQQQQMTSQQQAVQQPPSQPPPSQQQSMKRKGCRCGNATPTPGKLTCCGQRCPCYVDSKSCVDCKCRGCRNPHRADGLKIRRSLSELLQQYNSPATTTATSTATIDTLSSGSTTTTSGVSLGPTITAVTYSINAVKPTNASTSVANGSTKVKVISAGQHQILHTTAKATPAAAVVKTGAGGGRTRTNGGVGVCLLPKTPSAPVPTGGTITIRPFANSGFTSGTTTTISYLPSASQSSTATASASGSLSAGAYVSPLTRTMSQPNTASVRLNKTPARTSTVTSGSFATLSTGSSTQSLDRDWTRIGGEPGANVSAKSFPKQTAGGVRPAMASLDTDRERTTAVGLGSRNTFVSGKPDALLSQSSVAMMPVTASPSSASFCSSPSVWSPSLPSNLFGSSVPSTGTGSPVGSGTTGQELSSLSGYDMNSFVNISHILDPDGVIDLCDDLELNAANLISLD, via the exons ATGAATCCGACCTCGCTGTACATCACCACGTCGCGGCTCGTCTTCCAGGGCGACATTGTGGCCGAGCTGCAGGATCTCAATCGTCTGTTGCCGTACCTGCGGAAAAGCCTGAGCTGTGCGGTGTGTTGCAAGCTGCTGGTGGAACCGCACAGTCCATCGACGGGCGATTGCCAGCACCACATATGTCGTGTGTGCGTTGGCAAACACAAAAGGCTCAAACCAGCATGTCGCTTCTGCAAAGGTTTGCTGCAGTACAGGGAGAACACGCAGCTTCGGTTGCTGCTACAATGCTACAAGAGCATCTGTACGTTCATCCGGTCGCGACCAGTGTATGCAGATATATGCAAGTGTGCACCGACCCAaccgggtggtggtggtggggcaGAGGGTGGTGCCAGTACAAGCGGTAGCAGTAGTACTGGCACAACGCCCAACAGCTTGATGGATCTGATCGAGGAGGGAGCGGCGTTTGTGGATGACTTCAAGTGCAATTCCGGTCTGTCGAAGTCGGCCTATTCGATACTGCCATGCATCTTCCCACCACCCGTCGTAACCGTGCAAACACCCGCCGAGCCGAAACCGATCGTTGTCGTACCACCCTCAGCACCCTGTTGCtctaaaacaacaaacaaacctcaACCGGTCAACAAAACAACTACACCGGCTGAGAATGTTAAAGTGATGCtgcaggagaagaaaaaggtGCTGCGTAAAACAAAGCCGCGTCAACCAAAACAATCAGAACTGCACCCGCAACCGGTCCAACAGGAGCggaagaaacgaaaccaagcaaaacagaaacaaaagccGGTGAAGCAAGAGCAGCAACAACCAGAACAGGTGCTGCAGCAAAAGCAAGCACAACCGTTGAAGCACCAGCAAAAGAAAGAGTTGCAGCAATCGCAACCATTGCAGCAATGTTCGCAACTTCAACAACAACCAGGACATCCAATAAAGCTGAAAAAGGGCCAGATATTCAAACAGAAAATATCGAATGTGACCCCGGCACAGCAAAGGTTAACGATACAACAGATACCAACGGAACAGGAACAACACAAACAGCCGGCGCTGCCACAATGTCAGCAGCAAAAATCATTGCAGCGAAAGCAGCAGGTGCAACAGTTGCAACAGCAGCCACAGCTACAATATCaatgccaacagcaacaaagtaATCGATCGAAGGCGCATCCACAACAACCGcaacagcagctgcagcagcaggtTTCGCATCAAGTACAGCAGAAACAAttggtgcagcagcagctagCAATAAAGCAACcgaaacaattgaaaacacAAGTGAAAATAGAGCCGGAATTGCAATCTCAGCAACTTTTGCTACCAACACAACAACCACCGCAGCAACtgatgcaacaacaacaacaacaacaacaacaggtgcaaaaaatggcacaggtacaacaacaacagcagctgcAGCCACAAAAATCAGTACAGTTACAATCGCAGTCTCTAAAATCGGTGCAACAGCAATCGTCTCAACCGAACGCTGGCAGCCCAATCATGTCCGGTCAAAAGATGCTGAGTGCTGCACCGGCCGTACCCGTACGGTCACAGAAATCCCTACCACTGGCGCAAACTATTAAGCAGGAGGTGGTAGAACAGCCGCAACTGCAAATGCCGCAACAACCAATGTTTcaactgcagcaacagcaacaaaagcaacagatGGCTTTCCAAAATCAGCAAGCGATCATTTCGCAACCGATAGCACCGGTGCAGAATGTGCCCCAGATgcgcaaacagcagcagcagcagcaggaaacgATAGAGTACTTAAAGGACAACCCACCGCTGATagagcatcagcagcaggacAGCTTGCAAAAGCAGCAAGAGCTAGCGCAGCAGagacagcaacagcagctacAAATTGCACAGCGACGCCAACagttgcaacagcagcaaatgcAGCAAATTATGCAGCCGCAAAAGCTGTCCGCTCAGCAGCAAACCGTCGCAGGGAAGCTACCGCAGCAGATGCCAATGATGCAGCCACAGCAGTCACGCATGGCATTCCCGGGCAATGTAGCCGACGTGGTCATTCGTCCGAATGCGAACAAGATCAATTCCAGCCTGATACGGAACGTGCTACCGGCACGTATCGGTCCTACCATCATACACGCGGAATCACTCGCGAACCGACCGGCAGGTACGGTTGCTGCGGGTGGAACCGCCGGCAAGAGCACGATGGTACCACCGAGCGTGGCAAACTCACCGCTCCTAACGCAACCGATCATCAAGAACAGCTGCGTACCGACGACACCGCGCATCGTTAACATTACCACACCGCAGGAAATCAAATTCGAGGCAGCACCGATTAAAACCGTATCGAGCGGTACCACGATGTATTCGGTGCTGTACGCGGAGAGTGGAAACAAGTTCACGATCAAGCGAAAGCCGGATCCGGTATCGGCTGCAAAGCCGGTCAACAACGGACAGCAGGCAAAACTAGCGACGATGGTATCAAACACTGCCGGGCTAGCAAACAGCGCACGCTCAATAATTCCTGCCAAGGTGGATGTCGATCAGCCCAAGCTGGCAACGGTACAGAAAGCTCAAACACAGCAACCGATCGTATTGCAGTTCCGGCCACCTCAAACACGACCGTTACAATTACcactacaacaacaacaacagcaacaacatgcAGCAGtcgtacagcagcagcagcagcaatcgtcCGTTAAAGTGCAGCTTCCGCAACAACATACATCGTTGGTTCAACAACAaatacagcagcaacaacaacagttgcAACAATATCATAttcagcaacaacagaaacTCACAACACCATCACAGCAGACGGTAGTGTCACTGGcaccgcaacaacaacaaaacttccGCTCGCTCATCattcaacaacagcagcagcagcagcagcaacaacaacaacaaaaacaacaacagcagatgACATCTCAACAGCAAGCGGTACAACAACCGCCATCgcaaccaccaccatcgcaaCAGCAATCAATGAAACGTAAGGGTTGCCGTTGCGGCAATGCAACCCCAACGCCTGGTAAGCTGACCTGCTGCGGTCAACGCTGTCCGTGCTACGTTGATTCGAAGTCCTGTGTCGACTGCAAATGCCGTGGCTGTCGCAATCCACATCGAGCGGATGGTCTAAAG atCCGTCGAAGTCTCTCGGAATTGTTGCAGCAGTATAATTCGCCCGCCACCACCACAGCAACATCAACCGCAACCATCGACACGCTGTCGTCCgggtccaccaccaccaccagtggTGTTTCACTCGGTCCAACGATAACAGCCGTCACGTACAGCATTAACGCGGTGAAGCCTACCAACGCATCCACCTCCGTGGCGAACGGTAGCACCAAGGTGAAGGTAATCAGTGCGGGACAgcaccaaattttgcacaCCACCGCCAAAGCAACGCCGGCGGCGGCGGTCGTGAAAACTGGTGCCGGCGGTGGTCGCACTCGTACGAACGGTGGCGTCGGTGTGTGTCTGCTGCCCAAAACGCCGAGCGCACCCGTACCGACCGGCGGTACTATCACGATCCGGCCGTTTGCAAACAGTGGTTTTACCAgtggcaccaccaccacgatcAGCTATTTGCCTTCCGCTTCGCAATCGTCAACTGCTACCGCGTCGGCAAGCGGTTCCCTGTCCGCCGGCGCGTACGTATCGCCATTGACCCGTACCATGTCCCAGCCGAACACGGCAAGCGTAAGACTGAACAAAACGCCCGCCCGCACCAGCACCGTAACGTCCGGTTCGTTCGCAACACTGTCGACCGGTTCCTCCACCCAATCGTTGGACCGTGACTGGACCCGGATCGGTGGTGAACCCGGCGCTAACGTTTCGGCAAAATCTTTCCCCAAACAAACGGCCGGCGGTGTACGCCCAGCGATGGCATCGCTCGATACGGATCGCGAACGTACTACTGCTGTTGGGCTCGGTTCACGCAACACATTCGTCAGTGGCAAACCGGACGCACTGTTGAGCCAAAGCTCGGTAGCGATGATGCCGGTTACTGCTTCACCCTCCTCCGCGTCCTTCTGTTCCTCCCCGAGCGTATGGTCACCGTCGCTGCCGAGCAATCTGTTCGGAAGCAGCGTACCATCCACCGGTACCGGTTCACCGGTCGGATCGGGTACGACCGGACAGGAACTGTCCTCCCTGTCCGGCTACGACATGAACAGCTTCGTCAACATTAGCCACATACTCGACCCGGACGGTGTGATCGATCTGTGCGACGATCTGGAACTGAACGCGGCGAACCTCATCTCGCTCGATTGA
- the LOC125766463 gene encoding uncharacterized protein LOC125766463, translating to MFSFFKSKKPSPTQIPSDPIPGAVPSTQEDFIFIERRGQQPADDATGTSTPAGTPAGGGGLYPTVPEPPVAGEKAGNPVPVRQRSDEKVGHALSGVPFRLSADIGQSSDMEITRIQANEILTYIARVMYAPDYDFSLERSVLQD from the coding sequence atgttttcatttttcaagaGCAAAAAACCCAGCCCTACACAGATCCCGTCGGATCCGATACCCGGTGCGGTTCCATCGACGCAGGAAGATTTCATATTCATCGAACGGCGCGGTCAGCAACCAGCGGATGATGCGACAGGCACGAGTACGCCAGCGGGAACTCCagcgggtggtggtggtttgtaTCCTACCGTGCCGGAACCACCGGTAGCCGGTGAGAAGGCTGGGAATCCGGTCCCGGTCCGGCAACGGAGCGATGAGAAGGTTGGTCACGCGCTGAGTGGTGTCCCGTTTCGTCTGTCGGCGGACATTGGCCAATCGTCCGATATGGAGATTACGCGTATTCAGGCAAACGAAATACTCACCTACATCGCACGGGTGATGTACGCACCGGACTATGACTTTAGCCTGGAACGCAGCGTACTGCAGGATTGA
- the LOC125766350 gene encoding homeobox protein Wariai-like isoform X2: MDDFSLAFDDNRQSLSVATAATTLAQLTSQFDDLHLGNGDTTAASLLNGLVGGGLSSIGGLHSHHHHTLASLAGADSGLLERHHHLNGGLGNGCSNGGTGTGGQGANATNVLDTFVAMVSGLTGVCANGATNGGGNGGITQQGGGGNNTTNTNTSLNSTNSKLEERPVKYKSHTECVPVPSSEHVAEIVGRQGCKIKALRAKTNTFIKTPIRGEEPIFVITGTKEDVTRAKQEILSAADHFSTLRSSKKQAIALLAESRNMLGYSMPDEITIQIRVPQKVVGLVVGPKGATIKNIQLKTNTYIITPKRNQESVFEITGLPTNVHTARQLIEEHIATRAGTTSATAGGGGGSNGGGGGGGNGLLNGNQYHHPHHHLQEQHPHHQQHHHNHHHHHHQGTLLNSGLSSALNDGGSNGGGGGLLGGIGEHDFEGNQFIIENLLEYFNNMSGTNAYSSPTSMGGGGPGAMTGAGTEHIPDFRSIWENLSESQTSVTTTDTDNSSLVWTLPSSPRNSVSYSPDDFIFQR; encoded by the exons atggatgatttttcgcTAGCCTTCGATGACAATCGCCAGTCACTGTCGGTGGCAACGGCGGCCACCACGCTGGCACAGCTAACGTCGCAGTTCGACGATCTGCATCTTGGGAATGGCGATACGACGGCGGCCAGCCTACTGAACGGATTGGTCGGCGGTGGGCTCAGTAGCATCGGTGGCCTGCAcagtcatcatcatcacacgcTCGCATCGCTAGCCGGCGCGGACAGTGGATTGCTCGAACGACATCACCATCTGAACGGTGGTCTAGGCAATGGTTGCAGTAATGGTGGTACCGGAACAGGTGGCCAAGGGGCCAACGCAACCAATGTTCTCGACACGTTCGTGGCGATGGTTAGTGGGCTGACCGGTGTGTGTGCGAATGGGGCTACCAATGGCGGTGGTAATGGCGGTATAACGCAGCAGGGCGGTGGTGGcaacaacaccaccaacaccaacacctcCCTaaacagcaccaacagcaaGCTCGAGGAGCGCCCGGTCAAGTATAAGTCGCATACCGAGTGCGTTCCGGTACCGTCGTCCGAGCACGTGGCGGAAATTGTTGGCCGGCAGGGCTGCAAGATAAAGGCACTGCGGGCGAAAACGAACACCTTCATCAAGACGCCGATCCGGGGCGAGGAACCGATATTTGTCATCACCGGCACAAAGGAGGATGTGACGCGCGCCAAGCAGGAGATCCTATCAGCGGCGGACCATTTCAGCACGCTGCGCTCGTCGAAGAAGCAGGCGATTGCACTGCTGGCGGAAAGTCGCAACATGCTCGGGTACAGCATGCCGGACGAGATCACGATCCAGATTCGGGTGCCGCAGAAGGTGGTCGGGTTAGTCGTCGGTCCGAAGGGTGCCACGATCAAGAACATACAGCTCAAAACGAACACCTACATCATCACACCGAAGCGCAACCAGGAGTCGGTGTTCGAGATCACTGGGCTGCCGACGAACGTGCACACGGCACGGCAGCTGATCGAGGAGCACATTGCAACGCGTGCCGGCACAACGTCGGCAActgccggtggtggtggcggcagcaacggtggcggtg GCGGAGGAGGAAATGGTCTGCTTAATGGGAACCAATACCATCAccctcatcatcatctgcaGGAGCAACATCCGcatcatcagcaacatcaccataatcatcatcatcatcaccatcagggGACACTACTGAACAGTGGTCTGTCGAGTGCCTTGAACGACGGTGGTAGTAACGGTGGGGGCGGTGGCCTGCTCGGTGGTATTGGCGAGCACGATTTCGAGGGCAATCAGTTCATCATCGAGAATCTGCTCGAGTACTTCAACAACATGTCCGGCACGAACGCTTACAGCTCGCCGACGTCGATGGGCGGTGGTGGACCGGGTGCTATGACCGGTGCGGGCACGGAACACATTCCGGACTTCCGCAGCATCTGGGAGAATTTGAGCGAAAGCCAAACATCCGTCACGACCACCGATACGGACAATTCGTCGCTCGTCTGGACGCTGCCGTCATCGCCACGGAACTCCGTGTCGTACAGCCCGGACGACTTTATCTTTCAACGATAA
- the LOC125766350 gene encoding PE-PGRS family protein PE_PGRS16-like isoform X1, with amino-acid sequence MDDFSLAFDDNRQSLSVATAATTLAQLTSQFDDLHLGNGDTTAASLLNGLVGGGLSSIGGLHSHHHHTLASLAGADSGLLERHHHLNGGLGNGCSNGGTGTGGQGANATNVLDTFVAMVSGLTGVCANGATNGGGNGGITQQGGGGNNTTNTNTSLNSTNSKLEERPVKYKSHTECVPVPSSEHVAEIVGRQGCKIKALRAKTNTFIKTPIRGEEPIFVITGTKEDVTRAKQEILSAADHFSTLRSSKKQAIALLAESRNMLGYSMPDEITIQIRVPQKVVGLVVGPKGATIKNIQLKTNTYIITPKRNQESVFEITGLPTNVHTARQLIEEHIATRAGTTSATAGGGGGSNGGGGGGGSSAGSGSSSSSSSSSTTSSSGSSSSSGHGIGAGGLSRSGSSSVASNGNGPNLGCLSGSVTGSAGSLISGFLGGGGGVGGGGGGGGGNGLLNGNQYHHPHHHLQEQHPHHQQHHHNHHHHHHQGTLLNSGLSSALNDGGSNGGGGGLLGGIGEHDFEGNQFIIENLLEYFNNMSGTNAYSSPTSMGGGGPGAMTGAGTEHIPDFRSIWENLSESQTSVTTTDTDNSSLVWTLPSSPRNSVSYSPDDFIFQR; translated from the coding sequence atggatgatttttcgcTAGCCTTCGATGACAATCGCCAGTCACTGTCGGTGGCAACGGCGGCCACCACGCTGGCACAGCTAACGTCGCAGTTCGACGATCTGCATCTTGGGAATGGCGATACGACGGCGGCCAGCCTACTGAACGGATTGGTCGGCGGTGGGCTCAGTAGCATCGGTGGCCTGCAcagtcatcatcatcacacgcTCGCATCGCTAGCCGGCGCGGACAGTGGATTGCTCGAACGACATCACCATCTGAACGGTGGTCTAGGCAATGGTTGCAGTAATGGTGGTACCGGAACAGGTGGCCAAGGGGCCAACGCAACCAATGTTCTCGACACGTTCGTGGCGATGGTTAGTGGGCTGACCGGTGTGTGTGCGAATGGGGCTACCAATGGCGGTGGTAATGGCGGTATAACGCAGCAGGGCGGTGGTGGcaacaacaccaccaacaccaacacctcCCTaaacagcaccaacagcaaGCTCGAGGAGCGCCCGGTCAAGTATAAGTCGCATACCGAGTGCGTTCCGGTACCGTCGTCCGAGCACGTGGCGGAAATTGTTGGCCGGCAGGGCTGCAAGATAAAGGCACTGCGGGCGAAAACGAACACCTTCATCAAGACGCCGATCCGGGGCGAGGAACCGATATTTGTCATCACCGGCACAAAGGAGGATGTGACGCGCGCCAAGCAGGAGATCCTATCAGCGGCGGACCATTTCAGCACGCTGCGCTCGTCGAAGAAGCAGGCGATTGCACTGCTGGCGGAAAGTCGCAACATGCTCGGGTACAGCATGCCGGACGAGATCACGATCCAGATTCGGGTGCCGCAGAAGGTGGTCGGGTTAGTCGTCGGTCCGAAGGGTGCCACGATCAAGAACATACAGCTCAAAACGAACACCTACATCATCACACCGAAGCGCAACCAGGAGTCGGTGTTCGAGATCACTGGGCTGCCGACGAACGTGCACACGGCACGGCAGCTGATCGAGGAGCACATTGCAACGCGTGCCGGCACAACGTCGGCAActgccggtggtggtggcggcagcaacggtggcggtggtggtggcggcagTAGTGCTGGCAGtggtagtagcagcagtagcagcagtagcagcactACCAGCTCCAGCGGATCGTCCTCCTCATCCGGGCACGGTATCGGTGCGGGCGGTTTAAGCAGATCGGGTTCCTCCAGTGTGGCCAGCAATGGGAATGGTCCGAACCTGGGCTGTCTGTCCGGTAGCGTAACCGGTAGTGCGGGCTCACTCATCAGTGGCTTTctcggtggtggcggtggagtAGGTGGCGGAGGCGGAGGCGGAGGAGGAAATGGTCTGCTTAATGGGAACCAATACCATCAccctcatcatcatctgcaGGAGCAACATCCGcatcatcagcaacatcaccataatcatcatcatcatcaccatcagggGACACTACTGAACAGTGGTCTGTCGAGTGCCTTGAACGACGGTGGTAGTAACGGTGGGGGCGGTGGCCTGCTCGGTGGTATTGGCGAGCACGATTTCGAGGGCAATCAGTTCATCATCGAGAATCTGCTCGAGTACTTCAACAACATGTCCGGCACGAACGCTTACAGCTCGCCGACGTCGATGGGCGGTGGTGGACCGGGTGCTATGACCGGTGCGGGCACGGAACACATTCCGGACTTCCGCAGCATCTGGGAGAATTTGAGCGAAAGCCAAACATCCGTCACGACCACCGATACGGACAATTCGTCGCTCGTCTGGACGCTGCCGTCATCGCCACGGAACTCCGTGTCGTACAGCCCGGACGACTTTATCTTTCAACGATAA